In Leclercia adecarboxylata, a single genomic region encodes these proteins:
- a CDS encoding lytic transglycosylase domain-containing protein — MSKHPKLLVLALACLACAGRASAAPASDEVARLAQRCAPDVSPLTMAYIVGHESSNGPYRININGSIQLKQQPRTEAEAVSVAKVLLKDNKSFDMGLAQINSNNLVGLGLSVDDIFKPCINLRASQTILKACYDSALKSYPAGQVALRHALSCYNTGSLTNGISNGYVTKVINVARQSTDLKIPTLLPDGQTSEDSTATEPQQAKSTAPQYDGEQDVFGSGDGDAFSRNNTDAFLTRQETAKGE, encoded by the coding sequence ATGAGTAAACATCCAAAACTCCTGGTTCTCGCTCTGGCCTGCCTTGCTTGTGCTGGCCGTGCCAGTGCTGCGCCTGCCTCCGATGAAGTTGCCAGGCTTGCGCAGAGATGTGCGCCTGATGTTTCACCCTTAACGATGGCGTACATCGTCGGCCATGAGTCCTCAAATGGGCCGTACAGGATCAATATTAACGGTAGTATTCAGTTAAAACAGCAACCGCGTACTGAAGCTGAGGCCGTCAGCGTTGCGAAAGTTCTGCTGAAGGATAATAAAAGTTTTGATATGGGCCTTGCACAAATTAACTCAAATAATTTAGTGGGCCTGGGTCTTTCGGTTGACGATATTTTCAAACCCTGCATCAACCTGCGGGCGAGCCAGACCATCCTTAAAGCCTGTTATGATAGCGCCCTGAAATCCTACCCAGCCGGGCAGGTTGCGCTGAGACACGCGCTTTCCTGCTACAACACCGGCTCACTCACAAACGGGATTTCTAACGGGTATGTCACGAAAGTTATCAACGTGGCGCGTCAATCAACTGATTTGAAAATCCCTACGCTGCTACCTGACGGCCAGACCAGTGAGGACAGCACCGCGACTGAGCCTCAGCAGGCAAAAAGTACGGCGCCGCAGTATGACGGTGAACAAGATGTTTTTGGTTCGGGTGATGGCGATGCCTTCAGCCGAAATAATACGGATGCCTTTTTAACCAGACAGGAAACAGCGAAGGGGGAATGA
- the virB10 gene encoding type IV secretion system protein VirB10 codes for MARKSVDVDQELDENTGDGEFESERGGFKGSNRRSAPGMKAFVILMALLALVFIGITVMGKIRTPAKAEADKDGGKAQQANTLPNYSFNSDPDVNKPATAQNSATDARAVQAAAQADADAGSSNTAARTSNKRKEPSPEELAMQRRLGGELAQTNQAATSNSPGVQPQDNETSEGSSALAKNLTPARLKASRAGVMANPSLTVPKGKMIPCGTGTELDTTVPGQVSCRVSQDVYSADGLVRLIDKGSWVDGQITGGIKDGQARVFVLWERIRNDQDGTIVNIDSAGTNSLGSAGIPGQVDTHMWERLRGAIMISLFSDTLTALVNQTQSNNIQYNSTENSGEQLASEALRSYMSIPPTLYDQQGDAVSIFVARDLDFSGVYTLADN; via the coding sequence ATGGCCCGTAAAAGTGTCGATGTAGATCAGGAACTCGATGAAAACACCGGAGACGGTGAATTTGAAAGCGAGCGTGGCGGATTTAAAGGCAGTAACCGCCGTTCGGCTCCTGGTATGAAAGCCTTTGTCATACTGATGGCGCTGCTTGCTTTGGTATTCATCGGGATTACGGTCATGGGTAAAATTCGCACCCCGGCTAAAGCTGAAGCTGATAAAGACGGTGGTAAAGCGCAACAGGCCAATACACTGCCAAACTACAGCTTTAACAGCGATCCTGATGTTAATAAACCTGCAACTGCGCAGAATAGCGCCACTGATGCCCGTGCTGTGCAGGCTGCCGCACAGGCAGATGCAGATGCGGGCAGCAGCAATACCGCCGCGCGTACCTCTAATAAGCGTAAAGAACCTTCGCCTGAAGAACTGGCTATGCAGCGTCGTCTGGGCGGCGAGCTGGCCCAGACTAATCAGGCGGCTACAAGCAATAGTCCCGGAGTGCAGCCCCAGGACAACGAAACAAGCGAAGGTAGTTCAGCACTCGCTAAAAACCTGACTCCTGCAAGGCTGAAGGCTAGCCGCGCTGGAGTCATGGCTAATCCCAGCCTGACTGTTCCGAAAGGCAAAATGATCCCCTGTGGTACCGGCACCGAGCTGGATACCACTGTTCCGGGTCAGGTTTCCTGCCGGGTTTCACAGGACGTTTACTCAGCTGATGGACTCGTTAGGCTGATTGATAAAGGCTCATGGGTTGACGGGCAGATTACCGGTGGTATCAAAGACGGCCAGGCGCGCGTGTTTGTTCTCTGGGAGCGTATCCGCAATGACCAGGACGGGACAATCGTTAATATTGACAGTGCCGGAACGAACTCACTCGGCAGCGCGGGGATTCCGGGCCAGGTGGATACCCATATGTGGGAGCGTCTGCGTGGTGCGATCATGATTTCGTTGTTCTCTGACACCTTAACGGCGCTGGTTAACCAGACGCAGAGTAATAACATTCAGTACAACAGCACAGAAAACAGCGGTGAGCAGCTGGCGTCTGAAGCACTTCGCTCTTACATGTCTATCCCCCCTACCCTCTACGATCAGCAGGGTGATGCGGTGAGCATTTTTGTTGCCCGCGACCTCGATTTCAGCGGCGTTTATACGCTCGCAGACAACTAA
- a CDS encoding conjugal transfer protein TraN — MGVLLISACSSGHKPPPEPDWSNTVPVNKTIPVDTQGGANES; from the coding sequence ATGGGAGTTCTTCTGATTAGCGCCTGTTCCAGCGGGCATAAACCGCCACCGGAGCCGGACTGGAGCAACACCGTTCCAGTAAACAAAACAATCCCGGTTGATACGCAAGGTGGTGCAAATGAAAGCTAA
- a CDS encoding VirB4 family type IV secretion/conjugal transfer ATPase: MRAATATKPKKIDAYRKEPSVNKKYLPYSYHLNDYVISMENGDLMAFFKLDGRTHDCASDRELVTWHKDLNTLVKSFGTDHVELWTHEYHHEAKEYPDGEYDHFFPAYVDQYNRKLHGDSKQLINDLYLTVIYKQVGDKTQKFLAKFEKPTRDEIQQMQNEALEGLEDISEQILEAMKPYGIQQLGIYYRDKRGVEIPAPDKKEREELAEVDESDIFDEAIVIERNEPEPSQAHAYSKALEFLYFLANMEWAIVPVCRDRIREYIMDNRPVSSLWGDVVQIRTVDHNFYTTGIEFREYEEDTEPGQLNMLKEADFEYLLTQSFSCLSESSAKTFLTHQEKSLQETRDRAQSQLAQLGTALDMLTSREFVMGYHHGTVHVWDNDQNAVQRKARRVKVMLTGCGVVGGTISLASEAAYYARLPGNQKWAPRPVPINSWNFLHFSPFHNFMRGKPDNNPWGPALTMFRTISGTPLYFNFHVTPLEELSYGKRPLGHALITGMSGEGKTTLLNFLLAQSMKYNPRLFVYDRDRGMEPFIRSVGGYYKVLQQGMPSGFAPLQIEPTKRNIALIKNLFRICVETTNNGPISATMATELAEGVDAVMGEGSLIPREARTVTILDGYVNEVVENGVSLKGLLREWTREGQYGWLFDNDKDSLDLSANDIFGFDLSEFIAAKEEVSSPARTPLMMYLLYRVRDSIDGKRRVIQCFDEFHAYLDDPVIEREVKRGIKTDRKKDAIYVFATQEPNDALSSRIGRTIMSQTVTKICLRDPEAIREDYAFLTDAEYDALMSITEHSRQFLVKQGQQSAIASFNLYPRNSDDIDADIKTMDNVLSVLSGEPQNAEIAHELVERLGNDPEVWLKEYWRLTA; this comes from the coding sequence ATGAGAGCTGCCACCGCTACGAAGCCAAAAAAAATTGATGCCTACCGTAAGGAGCCATCAGTAAATAAAAAGTATTTGCCCTATTCTTATCACCTCAATGATTACGTGATTTCGATGGAAAACGGCGATCTGATGGCTTTTTTCAAGCTGGATGGCCGCACACATGACTGCGCATCAGATCGGGAACTGGTCACCTGGCATAAAGACCTTAATACGCTGGTCAAGAGCTTCGGAACAGACCATGTAGAGCTGTGGACGCATGAATATCACCATGAGGCTAAAGAGTACCCGGATGGTGAGTATGACCATTTTTTCCCTGCTTATGTTGATCAATATAACCGTAAGCTGCACGGTGATTCCAAGCAGCTGATTAATGACCTTTATCTGACCGTTATTTACAAACAGGTAGGGGATAAAACACAGAAGTTTCTGGCGAAATTTGAAAAGCCGACTCGTGACGAAATTCAGCAAATGCAGAATGAGGCGCTTGAAGGTCTGGAAGATATTTCTGAACAAATCCTGGAAGCAATGAAGCCGTATGGCATTCAGCAGTTGGGTATCTATTATCGTGACAAACGCGGTGTTGAAATTCCTGCGCCTGATAAAAAAGAACGTGAAGAACTTGCTGAAGTCGATGAATCAGACATTTTTGACGAAGCCATTGTTATCGAACGCAACGAGCCTGAACCTTCGCAGGCTCACGCTTATTCAAAAGCGCTGGAGTTCCTTTATTTCCTCGCAAATATGGAATGGGCCATCGTGCCTGTTTGCCGTGATCGTATCCGTGAGTACATCATGGACAACCGCCCTGTTAGCTCCCTGTGGGGGGATGTTGTCCAGATCAGAACGGTAGATCACAACTTCTATACCACCGGCATTGAATTTCGTGAATACGAAGAAGATACAGAGCCAGGCCAGCTTAACATGCTTAAAGAAGCCGATTTTGAATACCTTCTGACGCAGAGTTTTTCTTGCCTCTCTGAATCTTCAGCTAAAACGTTTCTGACGCATCAGGAAAAATCTTTGCAGGAAACGCGCGACCGTGCGCAAAGCCAGCTGGCACAGCTTGGTACTGCGCTCGATATGCTGACGTCCAGAGAGTTCGTGATGGGCTACCATCATGGAACCGTGCATGTCTGGGATAATGACCAAAACGCGGTACAGCGCAAAGCGCGTCGTGTGAAGGTTATGCTAACCGGCTGTGGCGTGGTTGGCGGGACTATCAGCCTGGCCTCTGAGGCTGCATATTATGCGAGACTGCCTGGCAACCAGAAATGGGCGCCGCGCCCGGTTCCGATAAACTCATGGAACTTCCTGCACTTCAGCCCGTTCCACAATTTTATGCGTGGCAAGCCTGACAATAACCCGTGGGGGCCAGCGCTGACCATGTTCCGCACGATCAGCGGTACGCCACTCTATTTTAATTTCCATGTGACCCCGCTTGAAGAACTTTCCTACGGTAAACGCCCGCTGGGCCATGCGTTAATAACGGGTATGTCGGGGGAAGGTAAAACCACGCTGCTTAACTTCCTGCTGGCGCAGTCAATGAAGTACAACCCGCGGCTTTTTGTTTATGACCGTGACCGCGGTATGGAGCCGTTCATTCGAAGCGTTGGTGGCTACTATAAAGTTCTGCAACAGGGTATGCCGTCCGGGTTTGCCCCGCTTCAGATTGAACCGACCAAACGCAATATTGCCCTCATTAAAAACCTGTTCCGCATTTGTGTGGAAACCACCAATAACGGGCCTATCAGCGCAACGATGGCTACCGAACTGGCTGAAGGCGTTGATGCGGTTATGGGGGAAGGCTCACTTATTCCACGCGAGGCGCGCACCGTTACTATCCTGGACGGGTACGTGAATGAAGTTGTGGAAAATGGCGTATCACTGAAAGGGCTGCTGCGCGAATGGACGCGCGAAGGCCAGTATGGCTGGCTGTTTGACAATGATAAAGACAGCCTGGATCTCAGCGCGAATGATATTTTTGGCTTCGATTTATCCGAGTTTATCGCAGCCAAAGAGGAAGTATCCAGCCCGGCCCGTACTCCGCTCATGATGTACCTTCTGTACCGGGTACGTGACTCCATCGACGGCAAACGCCGCGTCATTCAGTGCTTTGACGAGTTCCACGCCTACCTTGACGATCCGGTTATCGAGCGTGAAGTTAAGCGTGGTATCAAAACTGACCGTAAGAAAGACGCTATCTATGTGTTTGCCACGCAGGAGCCGAACGATGCGCTGTCCAGCCGTATTGGCCGCACGATCATGTCGCAGACCGTCACAAAAATCTGCCTGCGCGATCCGGAAGCTATCCGAGAGGATTATGCCTTCCTTACTGATGCTGAATACGACGCGCTGATGTCGATTACCGAACACTCCAGACAGTTCCTGGTTAAACAAGGGCAACAGTCTGCGATTGCTTCTTTCAATCTCTACCCTCGCAACAGCGACGATATTGATGCAGATATTAAGACAATGGACAACGTTCTTAGCGTGTTGTCCGGTGAACCACAAAACGCCGAAATTGCGCATGAGCTGGTTGAACGGCTCGGTAATGACCCTGAAGTATGGCTCAAAGAATACTGGCGCCTGACGGCTTAA
- the korA gene encoding transcriptional repressor KorA has translation MERLYLVLQSQILELFEAGKVKEVTIERVSLKKWYPVFQIDDEQLGQIACSIRVNKEHELRTWADLRLLAEFLKDKCGVEECRLNLQSTEDSE, from the coding sequence ATGGAACGTTTGTACCTTGTATTGCAATCACAGATCCTGGAGCTATTTGAAGCAGGAAAAGTGAAGGAGGTAACGATAGAACGGGTTTCATTAAAGAAGTGGTATCCCGTTTTTCAGATAGACGATGAACAGCTGGGCCAGATCGCATGTTCCATTAGGGTTAACAAAGAGCATGAGCTACGAACCTGGGCTGATTTAAGGCTACTGGCAGAGTTTTTGAAAGATAAGTGTGGCGTTGAAGAATGCCGGTTAAATCTGCAATCAACAGAAGATAGTGAGTAA
- a CDS encoding TrbM/KikA/MpfK family conjugal transfer protein produces MKKLLIPLIAAGSLLYIPASHAEDPCKVIMCMAGKLTGDSGGSECNSAEAAFFNIVKKNKHGFLPNHTKDARKAFLNECPDNGEGGSNQSMISQIISKYGKVRL; encoded by the coding sequence ATGAAGAAACTCTTAATACCTCTGATAGCAGCTGGTAGTCTGCTTTATATTCCTGCCAGCCATGCTGAAGATCCCTGCAAAGTTATTATGTGCATGGCGGGCAAGCTCACCGGCGATAGCGGCGGAAGCGAGTGTAACAGTGCTGAAGCTGCTTTCTTCAATATCGTTAAAAAGAACAAGCACGGCTTTTTACCCAACCACACGAAGGATGCCAGGAAGGCTTTTCTTAATGAATGCCCGGATAATGGCGAAGGTGGAAGTAACCAGTCGATGATAAGCCAGATCATAAGTAAATACGGGAAAGTTCGCTTATAG
- the eexN gene encoding IncN-type entry exclusion lipoprotein EexN, whose translation MKKLLLVIPFLLVACDASHDVEWYKKHEKERKATIQECKKDADELQKPDCKNAREADRQLFVFGKKDGEINSPKI comes from the coding sequence ATGAAAAAACTACTGCTTGTTATCCCTTTCCTCCTGGTGGCCTGCGATGCCTCGCATGACGTGGAGTGGTACAAAAAACATGAGAAAGAGCGCAAGGCAACAATTCAGGAATGCAAGAAAGACGCGGATGAACTTCAGAAACCTGATTGCAAAAACGCGCGCGAAGCCGATCGTCAGCTGTTTGTGTTCGGCAAAAAAGACGGCGAAATCAATTCACCGAAAATTTAG
- a CDS encoding type IV secretion system protein — protein sequence MKKTLTAVLLTTGLILGGAQSASAGIIVTNPTELAKQVEQLQQMAQQLEQLKSQLQTQKNMYESMAKTTNLGDLLGTSTSTLANNLPDNWKEIYSDAMNSSSSVTPSVNSMMGQFNAEVDDMTPSEAITYMNKKLAEKGAYDRVMAEKAYNNQMQELTDMQELTEQIKTTPDLKSIADLQARIQTSQGAIQGEQAKLNLMNMLQQSQDKLLRAQKERATHNFVFGTGGDVTASPSIN from the coding sequence ATGAAAAAAACACTGACGGCAGTATTGCTGACCACCGGCCTGATTCTGGGAGGCGCGCAAAGCGCTTCCGCAGGCATCATCGTGACCAACCCTACTGAGCTGGCTAAACAGGTCGAGCAGCTTCAGCAAATGGCGCAGCAGCTGGAGCAGCTTAAAAGCCAGCTGCAAACGCAGAAAAATATGTATGAGTCGATGGCAAAGACAACCAACCTGGGCGATCTGCTGGGGACGTCTACCAGCACGCTGGCAAATAATTTGCCGGACAACTGGAAGGAGATCTACAGCGACGCCATGAACTCCAGTTCTTCCGTCACGCCTTCAGTTAACAGCATGATGGGCCAGTTTAATGCGGAAGTTGACGACATGACGCCCAGCGAAGCAATTACCTACATGAACAAAAAGCTGGCTGAAAAAGGCGCTTATGACCGCGTTATGGCAGAAAAAGCCTACAACAACCAGATGCAGGAACTAACCGATATGCAGGAGCTGACGGAGCAGATTAAAACGACTCCAGACCTGAAATCGATTGCTGACTTACAGGCCCGTATCCAGACGTCACAGGGTGCTATTCAGGGTGAGCAGGCGAAGCTGAATCTGATGAACATGTTGCAGCAGTCACAGGACAAGCTATTACGTGCGCAGAAAGAACGTGCCACCCACAATTTTGTTTTTGGAACCGGCGGGGACGTTACCGCGTCACCTTCAATTAACTGA
- a CDS encoding type IV secretion system protein, producing MAFTLVADIFAKVDGAITSMVSANVATIISDVTPLIATCLTIKLMVQGMYSAFNPGAGDSLSSLIKEYLSIALILSFATAGGWYQQELVNVALHLPDDFAGILSAPNKVGASGVPAIIDSGIEKGIKIVNTAWEAADVFSSSGLAAYAIGGIMMIATVVLGGLGAGFVIMAKILLAVTLCFGPIAIFCLLWGATKNIFARWLASVINYGLVVVILALVFGFIMQMFDNLLSSMNSDAAYSSITGSISALLLTVISVFVLFQIPQIAASWGSGISAGVADAARSTGSSMQALGNMGSHGMFGGNAFRGGNSGGGQQSAGGGSGSNSGGSSGSNLSGKARGSRGKKAA from the coding sequence ATGGCATTCACCCTAGTCGCAGACATTTTCGCAAAAGTAGACGGGGCGATTACGTCAATGGTGAGCGCCAATGTTGCCACCATTATCTCTGATGTAACGCCTCTGATTGCCACCTGTCTGACAATCAAGCTGATGGTTCAGGGGATGTACTCAGCGTTTAATCCGGGGGCGGGCGACAGCCTGAGTTCGCTGATTAAAGAGTATCTTTCCATAGCCCTTATCCTGAGCTTTGCAACGGCGGGCGGCTGGTATCAACAGGAACTGGTCAACGTGGCGCTTCACCTGCCGGATGATTTTGCCGGGATACTGTCTGCCCCTAATAAAGTCGGTGCAAGTGGCGTACCGGCGATTATTGATAGCGGTATTGAAAAAGGTATCAAGATCGTCAACACCGCATGGGAAGCCGCAGACGTGTTTTCATCGAGCGGCCTGGCCGCGTATGCCATTGGCGGCATTATGATGATTGCTACCGTTGTGCTGGGCGGCCTCGGTGCGGGCTTTGTGATCATGGCTAAGATCCTTCTGGCCGTTACGCTTTGTTTTGGCCCGATTGCAATCTTCTGCCTGCTGTGGGGAGCGACAAAAAACATCTTTGCTCGCTGGCTGGCGTCGGTCATTAACTATGGCCTTGTCGTCGTCATTCTTGCGCTCGTGTTTGGTTTCATCATGCAGATGTTCGACAACCTCCTGTCCTCGATGAACTCTGATGCCGCTTACTCATCAATCACTGGTTCTATCTCCGCCTTATTACTGACGGTCATTTCCGTTTTCGTTCTGTTCCAGATTCCGCAAATTGCCGCCAGCTGGGGTAGCGGTATCAGCGCCGGAGTTGCTGACGCCGCACGCTCTACGGGTTCTTCCATGCAGGCGCTTGGCAATATGGGCAGCCACGGCATGTTTGGCGGTAATGCGTTCAGAGGCGGTAACAGTGGCGGCGGCCAGCAATCGGCAGGTGGAGGAAGTGGCAGCAACAGCGGAGGAAGCAGTGGTTCTAATTTAAGTGGTAAGGCAAGGGGCAGTCGCGGGAAGAAGGCTGCATAA
- a CDS encoding TrbG/VirB9 family P-type conjugative transfer protein, protein MKKLLLSAVVLSVLGGAATNVMALEVGRNSPYDYRIKSVVYNPVNVVKIDAIAGVATHIVVAPDETYITHAFGDSESWTFAHKMNHFFVKPKQAMSDTNLVIVTDKRTYNIVLHFIGEETKKNADGTVSKSFIETPWAVRQAVLQLTYEYPFEQQEKAKSAADKKRITQKLKQTAFAGAKNYQYVMSEQPEMRSIQPVHVWDNYRFTRFEFPANAELPQVYMISASGKETLPNSHVVGENRNIIEVETVAKEWRIRLGDKVVGVRNNNFAPGAGAVATGTASPDVRRVQIGEDN, encoded by the coding sequence ATGAAAAAACTACTTCTTTCAGCAGTCGTTTTGTCAGTCCTGGGAGGCGCGGCCACTAACGTTATGGCGCTTGAGGTTGGCCGCAATTCTCCTTATGACTATCGCATTAAAAGCGTTGTTTATAACCCTGTTAATGTGGTCAAAATTGACGCTATCGCCGGTGTGGCTACCCACATTGTTGTCGCGCCTGACGAAACCTATATCACTCATGCTTTTGGCGATTCTGAAAGCTGGACGTTTGCGCACAAAATGAACCATTTTTTTGTGAAGCCGAAACAGGCCATGAGTGATACCAACCTGGTGATCGTCACCGATAAGCGCACCTATAACATCGTCCTCCATTTCATCGGTGAAGAAACGAAGAAAAATGCAGACGGTACGGTATCAAAATCCTTTATTGAAACGCCGTGGGCTGTGCGCCAGGCCGTTCTTCAGCTGACCTATGAATATCCGTTTGAGCAGCAGGAAAAAGCCAAAAGCGCGGCTGATAAAAAACGCATTACGCAGAAGCTGAAGCAGACGGCTTTTGCGGGGGCGAAGAACTATCAGTACGTAATGAGCGAACAGCCTGAAATGCGCAGCATCCAGCCGGTTCACGTCTGGGATAACTACCGCTTTACCCGGTTTGAGTTTCCGGCCAATGCGGAGTTACCGCAGGTCTACATGATCTCGGCCAGTGGCAAAGAAACGCTGCCTAACTCTCATGTTGTGGGTGAGAACCGCAACATCATCGAGGTGGAAACCGTCGCTAAAGAGTGGCGTATTCGTCTGGGCGATAAAGTCGTTGGCGTTCGTAATAATAATTTCGCACCGGGCGCCGGTGCGGTAGCAACCGGTACGGCTTCCCCGGATGTGCGCAGGGTTCAAATTGGGGAGGATAACTGA
- a CDS encoding virB8 family protein, with protein MKANKKTGLTREAIKEFNESRKGLEVDLMDEVLKSRRTAWMVATGSAVVTVFALSLVGYVVHKYSQPIPAHLLTLNEATHEVQQVKLTRDQTSYGDEIDKFWLTQYVIHRESYDFYSVQVDYTAVGLMSTPNVAESYQSKFKGRNGLDKVLGDSETTRVKINSVILDKPHGVATIRFTTVRRVRSNPVDDQPQRWIAIMGYEYKSLAMNAEQRYVNPLGFRVTSYRVNPEVN; from the coding sequence ATGAAAGCTAATAAAAAAACAGGGCTTACACGTGAAGCCATTAAAGAGTTCAACGAAAGCCGTAAAGGGCTTGAAGTTGATCTGATGGATGAAGTGCTGAAGTCCCGGCGTACCGCCTGGATGGTTGCCACCGGTTCAGCGGTGGTAACTGTTTTTGCACTCTCTTTAGTTGGTTACGTGGTGCATAAGTACAGCCAGCCAATCCCCGCACATCTGCTAACGCTCAACGAGGCCACTCACGAAGTACAGCAGGTCAAGCTGACCCGCGACCAGACCTCTTATGGTGACGAAATTGATAAGTTCTGGCTGACACAATATGTCATTCACCGTGAGAGCTATGACTTCTATTCAGTTCAGGTCGACTATACGGCCGTTGGCTTAATGTCCACGCCGAACGTGGCAGAGTCTTACCAGAGCAAGTTCAAGGGCCGCAACGGTCTTGATAAGGTTCTGGGCGACAGTGAAACGACCCGCGTGAAGATTAACTCTGTGATCCTCGATAAACCGCACGGCGTAGCAACGATACGCTTTACTACGGTTCGCCGCGTGCGCAGCAATCCCGTTGATGATCAGCCGCAGCGCTGGATTGCCATTATGGGGTATGAATATAAATCGCTGGCGATGAATGCTGAGCAGCGTTATGTCAACCCGCTGGGTTTCCGCGTGACGAGTTATCGCGTCAACCCTGAAGTTAACTGA
- a CDS encoding restriction endonuclease, protein MIPFPTTENLILWACSAIALLAVVFFRRSVRHRRHKRKQQSARRVLERIKTLPGFPQKINYLRKIDPFVFEELLLEGFEAHGFRTIRNKRYTGDGGIDGQVIIGKYRYLIQAKRYRGHIALQHVQEFEKLLKRHNCRGLFCHTGKTGAGSKSVSIASERMEIISGQRLIDLLTPGSSFTIATAPQTMMKRTAATLETSTIVKDAGKENRYHES, encoded by the coding sequence ATGATCCCCTTCCCCACTACAGAAAACCTTATTCTATGGGCTTGCAGCGCCATCGCACTGCTTGCCGTTGTATTCTTCCGGCGTTCAGTACGGCACAGGCGACACAAAAGGAAGCAGCAAAGTGCGCGGCGGGTGCTGGAGCGCATAAAGACGTTGCCGGGCTTCCCACAAAAAATTAACTACCTGAGGAAAATTGATCCTTTTGTGTTTGAAGAACTGTTGCTGGAAGGATTTGAAGCGCATGGCTTCAGAACCATCAGAAACAAACGCTATACCGGCGATGGAGGCATTGACGGCCAGGTAATAATAGGAAAATATCGCTATCTTATTCAGGCTAAACGCTATCGCGGCCATATTGCTTTACAGCACGTACAGGAGTTCGAGAAGTTGCTTAAACGTCATAACTGTCGCGGTCTGTTTTGCCATACCGGGAAAACCGGCGCAGGTTCAAAATCTGTCAGTATTGCCAGTGAACGGATGGAGATTATCAGCGGCCAGCGCCTGATAGATTTGCTCACGCCCGGCAGCTCCTTCACTATCGCAACCGCCCCGCAGACGATGATGAAGCGTACCGCAGCAACACTAGAAACGAGCACCATTGTTAAAGATGCCGGTAAAGAAAATCGATACCATGAGAGTTAA
- a CDS encoding H-NS family nucleoid-associated regulatory protein, with product MLVPLKSEKRPKGEPVYRDPDNPFNTWTGIGKRPAWLTAKLDAGISLEAMKMQGVANPREHRPAKYRDPRNAENTWSGTGRRPTWLKELLDSGLSLDDLKI from the coding sequence ATGCTGGTTCCCCTGAAATCAGAAAAACGACCAAAAGGCGAACCCGTGTATCGTGACCCGGATAACCCTTTTAATACGTGGACTGGTATAGGGAAGCGCCCGGCCTGGCTAACTGCAAAATTGGACGCTGGCATTAGCCTGGAAGCCATGAAGATGCAGGGCGTAGCCAACCCCAGAGAACATAGACCAGCAAAATACCGCGACCCCAGGAACGCAGAAAATACCTGGTCCGGGACTGGCCGCCGACCCACATGGCTCAAAGAGCTGCTTGATAGTGGTTTATCACTTGATGATCTGAAGATATAA
- a CDS encoding VirB3 family type IV secretion system protein yields MFVDGKRPLFKGATRLPRALGVPRNVAMMIFMISASLFMIIHMWAILVFVFLWIPSAALTKYDDRMFRIMGLWLKTKFSNWFDSPFKQWGGSSYSSVDYKRKGLK; encoded by the coding sequence ATGTTCGTTGACGGGAAAAGACCGCTTTTCAAAGGTGCGACTCGCTTACCTCGCGCGCTGGGTGTACCACGTAATGTAGCTATGATGATATTCATGATTTCTGCCTCGCTTTTTATGATTATTCATATGTGGGCGATTCTGGTGTTCGTCTTTTTGTGGATTCCTTCAGCTGCATTAACAAAATATGACGACCGCATGTTTCGAATTATGGGCCTGTGGTTGAAAACCAAATTCAGTAATTGGTTTGATTCTCCGTTTAAGCAGTGGGGAGGATCGTCTTATTCCTCTGTTGACTACAAACGTAAGGGTTTAAAATAA